TCAAAGGGAAGGCAATCCTTTCCTGCTTAGAACAGCCCAGCCGCAAGGGTCTGAAGGGCTCTGGACCATAGCTGTTTAAAACAATTTGGGCCCCACAGGACCAGGAATCAAATGAAGCAGTGTCTCAGTCCCTACCCCAGGCTGACACAAAGGAGGCCCCCATCTTTGTTTGCCCTCTTCACCCTTAAACCCTCACCCTTCCTGCGCCTGGAAACCGCCAGCAGAGAACCTGATGCTTTCCTAGCATACAACTACACCCCAGCTGCACTCCAGTGGGTGAGAGTATATACTTTATCTGCCCTGCCTTCTTCTGTGaggatgaaatattttaaagcaaacattGGAATTGTCAGGCTTCTGCACTGTACTAAAGTTTGTTTTAGGTTGCAGTGTCCGTAGTACAATTTATGCTTTTTGTGACGGCAGGAAACACTGGGGTGCCCCTACTGTACCTAAATCCTTGTAAAGTTCTTTCCTACTCTCCTTTCCAGAATTTACACAGGGGAGAGGCAGTGCAGCGTGGTGGCAGGGCACCAACACAACTTGATACTTTTTATTGTATACGACAATGGTTACAGACCACAAAGGTTCAGGAGGCCCCACTGCTTGGGCCCAACAAAAGACAGTATTTGCCCTCTCAATTCAGAGTCCTCTGGGCTGCGAGGGGACAGGCTTTTTCCTACATGGCTCTGGAAGAAGGTCCAGGACAGTACTCAGTACAAGAAGAGCCACATCTGAGCCTAGCTTTACGGGGGTGGGTGGATAAGGTGGGGCAGCCTCATCTCAATCACTTGGGTGTGACCCTGAAGACACGGATGTGGATGGCCGAGTTGTTGCGGATCCGGGTCAGCGGCTCTCGCGTATCAATCTCTGGTTCCAGTTCATCGACAAGCTCCACGGTGGAGGTATTGGCAGCCACCTGCAAGGACCCGAAGCTGCCAGCCTGCAGCTGTAGGGCAATGTTGATGGCGCGGTTGATGGCCAGGCCCAAGCCGTGGATGTAGATCTCATTGCATGCGTTCTGACCCCGAGCCCCTCCATCCAGCAGTTTCTGGCAGCGGGCCAGCTGGGCCTTGAAGTCAGTCTTCATGTTGACATAAATGTCATTGGGCCTCCGGGGCAGGCGGTGGGGGAGCCGCTTCCGCAGGGTGTACTCCACCGGGTCCAGCTCAGCCTCGACGGCTCCGCGGGGCTCTCGGTTTTCGGCCATGCTGTGTGCCCTGGCACGAGGAAGAGACGAGATCAGCCAGGGGTGACGAGCGACCAACGCTTCCTTTCCCACCCCGTTTCCTGACCAAAGAGTGAAGCCGGGAGAAGGCGCACTCGACGCCTCTATTCCCTTCCACTCACCTCAAGCTCCcgcatctcccccacccccagttcctaCTCATTCACCACATCGCCCCCAACCTCCAGGCCCCTCCACCGCCCCCTTTCCCCAGCTCTTCCGCGCCTACTCTCTCCGGTCCACAGTGCTCTCCACGCGCCGCGGCCCGCTCCCCTGCCAGGGCACTCAAGCGTTGCGCCGACCGGCCGGAATATAGGGCGCTTCTCGCGACCCCCAGGCCCCAAGAAGGAAAGGTGAACACCGCCGGAACGCTCGAGCGCTAGAACCCAGCCGGCTCCTGGCTCCTGACTCCTGAAAAGGGTGCCGAGTGCGCACGCGCGCTCGTCCCCTGCAGCCAAGCCCGCGGGATCCACGAATCGCCTTCCTGGCCTCCGTTCTCCCGCCCCTTTCCTGAGAGCTCGCAAAACCGCGCGATGTGTTTGAGTAACGCGAGGCTTCCGGGGGTGATGGGATCTACCACGTGTACGCCTCCCAGGCGGGGCGCAGAGGCAGGAGGCGTGTACCAAGTCGGAGCTGGGGAGGGTCTGGGAAGGGGAGGTCAGCTTTCCTGGGCCAATCCGAGTCCCCGGTTCGCGGAGGTGTCccgaaggggagaggggaggagaagaggcTATTGTAGGGGCGTGGAGGATTTTGGGGTAAGGGTCTTCCAAAGATAGCAGGGAGGGCAGCGAGTTCCATAGAACGTGATCGCGAAGGGGTCTGAAGTCAAGTCTGCCCTCTCGCGTCCATCGCAGTTCCTCGGGTCAGAGGAGGTGTGGCAGAGTTGGCAGAACTGACCTCCCGCCCAAGGTTCCTGTTGCCCAAAGACCGAGGGCGGGTAACGAGTGGCGAGGCCCGGCCCTTGGCGGAGGACAGCTCTCCGGGACTCCTCTGCAGTTCACGGGGATCCGTCCTTCTTCCCTGCGTCTGGCAGGGCTGACCT
The sequence above is a segment of the Orcinus orca chromosome 16, mOrcOrc1.1, whole genome shotgun sequence genome. Coding sequences within it:
- the POP7 gene encoding ribonuclease P protein subunit p20, whose product is MAENREPRGAVEAELDPVEYTLRKRLPHRLPRRPNDIYVNMKTDFKAQLARCQKLLDGGARGQNACNEIYIHGLGLAINRAINIALQLQAGSFGSLQVAANTSTVELVDELEPEIDTREPLTRIRNNSAIHIRVFRVTPK